In one Lolium rigidum isolate FL_2022 chromosome 3, APGP_CSIRO_Lrig_0.1, whole genome shotgun sequence genomic region, the following are encoded:
- the LOC124700813 gene encoding exocyst complex component EXO70A1-like gives MSVAALPRTMEALTRRATMLRDSLQRSQGNTDGMVAILGSFDHRLSALEAAMRPTQVRTHAIRMAHENIDKTLKSGEAILSQFDLARKAEATILRGPHEDLEGYLEAVDLLKGIAKFFSSNKNFRSSDGILNHVNNLLAKSSLKIEEEFKQLMNTYSKPIEPDRLFDCLPKSLRPSKDDAGPDGGNANNAEHPSKGLETAIYRTPTLVPPRILPLMNDIAQQLVQAGNQQSCYKIYRDYRGSALESSLRKLGVEKLTKDDVQKMQWEALEAKIGNWIHFMRIAVKLLLAGERKICDQIFDGVNFNKDQCFAEMATNSVVTLLSFGDAVAKSKRSPEKLFVLLDMYEVMRELQSEIEAIFEGKPCSEMREAALGLTKRLAQTAQETFADFEEAVEKDASKTIVQDGTVHPLTSYVINYVKFLFDYQSTLKLLFQEFETGSETESQLAVVTMRIMQALQNNLDGKSKQYKDPALTHLFLMNNVHYMVRSVRRSEAKDILGDDWIQRHRRIVQQNANQYKRVAWAKVLQTLSVQGAPGSTGSSGASDLSSSGVSRAVIKERFKAFNTQFEELHGKQSLWIVPDQELRESLRLAVAEVLLPAYRSFIKRFGNLVGSGKNPLKYIRYSPELVDKLLGEFFEGQQYGEPKHQHRL, from the exons ATGTCGGTGGCGGCGCTCCCGCGGACGATGGAGGCGCTGACGCGGCGGGCCACCATGCTGCGCGACTCGCTGCAGAGGAGCCAGGGGAACACGGACGGCATGGTCGCCATCCTCGGCTCCTTCGACCACCGCCTCTCCGCGCTCGAGGCCGCCATGCGCCCCACCCAG GTCAGGACGCATGCCATCCGGATGGCGCACGAGAACATCGACAAGACGCTCAAGTCGGGCGAAGCCATCCTCTCCCAGTTCGACCTCGCCCGTAAG GCCGAGGCGACGATATTGAGGGGTCCCCATGAGGATCTGGAGGGCTACCTGGAGGCAGTGGACCTGCTCAAAGGAATCGCCAAATTCTTTTCCTCGAACAAGAACTTCAGGAGCAGTGACGGGATTCTGAACCATGTCAACAATCTGTTAGCGAAGTCTTCCCTGAAGATTGAGGAAGAATTTAAGCAGCTGATGAATACGTACAG CAAACCTATTGAGCCCGATCGCCTCTTTGATTGTCTACCCAAGTCTCTACGGCCATCAAAGGACGACGCCGGGCCCGATGGAGGGAATGCTAACAACGCTGAGCATCCATCCAAAGGCTTGGAGACTGCTATATACAGGACCCCCACACTAGTTCCTCCAAGAATATTGCCACTCATGAATGACATAGCTCAGCAGTTGGTTCAGGCTGGAAATCAACAGTCATGCTACAAAATTTACAG AGATTACCGTGGTTCAGCACTAGAGTCGAGCCTTCGGAAGCTGGGAGTAGAAAAGCTTACTAAAGATGATGTTCAAAAGATGCAATGGGAGGCTTTGGAGGCTAAAATTGGAAACTGGATACACTTTATGCGTATTGCG GTTAAACTACTACTAGCAGGAGAAAGAAAAATCTGCGATCAGATTTTTGATGGTGTCAACTTTAACAAGGACCAATGTTTTGCAGAAATGGCAACAAATAGTGTTGTGACTCTTCTCAGCTTTGGAGATGCTGTTGCTAAAAGTAAAAGGTCTCCTGAGAAGTTGTTTGTATTGCTAGACATGTACGAAGTGATGCGGGAACTTCAGTCGGAG ATTGAGGCAATTTTTGAAGGAAAGCCTTGCTCTGAGATGAGAGAGGCTGCATTGGGCTTGACTAAGCGGTTGGCGCAAACCGCTCAAGAAACATTCGCTGAttttgaggaggcagttgaaaagGATGCTTCAAAGACTATTGTTcaagatggaactgtgcatcctttGACAAGCTATGTGATTAATTATGTTAAATTCCTATTTGA TTATCAGTCGACGCTGAAGCTTCTCTTTCAGGAATTCGAAACTGGTAGCGAAACAGAATCTCAACTTGCTGTTGTTACTATGAGGATAATGCAAGCCTTGCAGAATAACCTAGATGGAAAATCCAAACAGTATAAGGATCCTGCACTGACTCACTTATTTCTTATGAACAATGTTCACTATATGGTTAGATCTGTCCGCAG ATCAGAAGCGAAGGATATACTTGGTGATGACTGGATTCAGAGGCATCGTAGGATTGTGCAGCAAAATGCCAATCAGTACAAGCGTGTTGCTTGGGCAAAG GTTCTTCAGACACTTTCAGTACAAGGTGCACCAGGCAGCACTGGTTCCTCAGGAGCATCAGACCTTAGCAGCAGCGGGGTTTCAAGAGCCGTGATCAAAGAACG GTTTAAAGCTTTCAATACGCAATTTGAAGAGCTTCACGGGAAGCAATCCCTATGGATTGTACCTGACCAAGAATTGCGTGAATCCTTGAGGCTTGCTGTGGCTGAGGTTCTGTTGCCAGCCTATCGATCTTTCATTAAACGTTTCGG taatcttgttggGAGCGGCAAGAACCCGCTGAAGTACATCAGATACAGCCCCGAACTGGTGGACAAGCTCCTGGGTGAGTTCTTTGAAGGGCAGCAGTACGGCGAGCCAAAGCACCAACACCGCCTCTAA